One segment of Deinococcus sp. Leaf326 DNA contains the following:
- a CDS encoding 1,4-alpha-glucan branching enzyme, with product MTLPLPLDHGHLQQLVTADLVRPDHLLGAHPTTENGVEGVRFAVWAPNARYVSVVGDFNGWNGFDNVMERLDFGFWGAFVPAARHGQRYKFRVTGADGRTVDKADPYGSFFETRPNTSSIVWDQPFDWTDAAWMEKRSQGFAEAVSIYECHAPSWQQRDDGWFLNYRDLAHRLGEYVTYMGYTHVELLGVMEHPFDGSWGYQVTGYYAPTSRMGNPEDFKYLVDHLHGLGIGVLVDWVPGHFPTDEFALANFDGSPLYEYADPRKGFHFDWNTYIFDYGRNEVVMFLIGSALKWLQDFHVDGLRVDAVASMLYLDFSRTDWVPNVHGGRENLEAIAFLKRLNEAAHHMAPGCMMVAEESTAFPGVTSPTPFGLGFDYKWAMGWMNDTLAYFEEDPLYRKYDHHKLTFFNAYRTTENFMLAISHDEVVHLKESAVMKMPGDWYMKRAGYRAFLATMWSTPGKKLLFMGQEFAQSTEWNYAESLPWFMADQPDHRGVMNLVRRLNALYRERPDWHKGDLEDEGMLWVAADDTDTSVYAYVRRDPRGSAWSLIVANLTPVYREAYPVGVPQAGEYNLLLSTDDLEFGGFGTVQGDLTATDEGWQGQTGLLRLNLPPHGVLVLEPAATVLSEER from the coding sequence ATGACACTGCCTCTTCCTCTCGATCACGGTCACCTGCAACAGCTCGTGACGGCCGATCTCGTCCGGCCCGACCACCTGCTCGGCGCGCACCCGACCACCGAGAACGGGGTGGAGGGGGTGCGCTTCGCCGTGTGGGCGCCCAATGCCCGGTACGTGAGCGTGGTGGGCGACTTCAACGGCTGGAACGGGTTCGACAACGTCATGGAGCGCCTGGACTTCGGGTTCTGGGGGGCCTTCGTGCCGGCCGCGCGCCACGGTCAGCGCTACAAGTTCCGCGTGACCGGAGCGGACGGCCGCACGGTGGACAAGGCCGACCCCTACGGTAGCTTCTTCGAGACGCGGCCCAATACGAGCAGCATCGTCTGGGACCAGCCCTTCGACTGGACCGACGCGGCCTGGATGGAGAAGCGCTCGCAGGGCTTTGCGGAGGCCGTGAGCATCTACGAATGCCACGCGCCCTCGTGGCAGCAGCGCGACGACGGCTGGTTCCTGAACTACCGCGACCTCGCGCACCGCCTCGGCGAGTACGTGACCTACATGGGCTACACCCACGTCGAACTGCTGGGCGTCATGGAGCACCCGTTCGACGGGTCATGGGGCTATCAGGTCACGGGCTACTACGCCCCGACGAGCCGCATGGGCAACCCTGAGGATTTCAAGTACCTCGTGGACCACCTGCACGGCCTGGGGATCGGTGTGCTCGTGGACTGGGTGCCCGGCCACTTCCCGACCGACGAGTTCGCGCTCGCCAACTTCGACGGCTCACCGCTGTACGAATACGCGGACCCGCGCAAGGGCTTCCACTTCGACTGGAACACTTACATCTTCGACTACGGCCGCAACGAGGTCGTGATGTTCCTGATCGGTTCGGCCCTCAAGTGGCTTCAGGACTTCCACGTGGACGGTCTGCGGGTGGACGCTGTCGCCTCGATGCTGTATCTCGACTTCTCGCGCACCGACTGGGTGCCGAACGTTCACGGCGGGCGCGAGAACCTCGAGGCCATTGCCTTTCTCAAGCGCCTGAACGAGGCCGCGCACCACATGGCCCCCGGCTGCATGATGGTCGCCGAGGAGAGCACGGCCTTCCCCGGCGTGACCTCCCCGACCCCGTTTGGTCTGGGCTTCGACTACAAGTGGGCGATGGGCTGGATGAACGATACGCTGGCCTACTTCGAGGAAGATCCGCTGTACCGCAAGTACGATCACCACAAGTTGACCTTCTTCAACGCGTACCGCACGACCGAGAACTTCATGCTGGCAATCAGCCACGATGAGGTGGTCCACCTCAAGGAGTCGGCGGTCATGAAGATGCCCGGCGACTGGTACATGAAGCGTGCCGGCTACCGCGCCTTCCTGGCGACGATGTGGAGCACGCCCGGCAAGAAGCTGCTGTTCATGGGTCAGGAGTTCGCCCAGAGCACCGAATGGAACTACGCCGAGTCGCTGCCCTGGTTCATGGCCGATCAGCCCGACCACCGCGGCGTGATGAACCTCGTTCGGCGCCTGAACGCCCTGTACCGTGAGCGCCCCGACTGGCACAAGGGCGACCTGGAGGACGAGGGGATGCTGTGGGTGGCCGCCGACGACACGGACACCAGCGTGTACGCCTATGTGCGCCGCGACCCCAGGGGTAGTGCGTGGAGCCTGATCGTCGCCAACCTGACCCCGGTGTACCGCGAGGCCTACCCCGTCGGTGTGCCGCAGGCGGGCGAGTACAACCTGCTGCTCTCGACCGACGACTTGGAGTTCGGCGGCTTCGGGACCGTGCAGGGCGACCTGACGGCGACGGACGAAGGCTGGCAGGGCCAGACGGGCCTGCTGAGGCTGAATCTGCCGCCCCACGGCGTCCTGGTTCTAGAACCGGCTGCGACCGTCTTGAGTGAGGAACGTTGA
- a CDS encoding branched-chain amino acid aminotransferase yields MDVKHLGAAQAPDPVQARQQADIDWNELGFSYIRTDLRYLAHWRGGEWQAGTLTEDNTLHIAEGSTALHYGQQCFEGLKAYRSADGSINLFRPDQNAARMARSCARLLMPEVPEEMFIEACRQVVAANERFIPPHGTGGALYLRPFVIGVGDNIGVRTAPEFIFSVFCVPVGPYFKGGLTPHNFITSQYDRAAPNGTGAAKVGGNYAASLLPGAQAKAAQEGGRHFADVIYLDPSTHTKIEEVGAANFFAITTDGRKFVTPKSPSILESITKYSLLHLAEHRLGLEVEEGDVAINDLGRFGEAGACGTAAVITPIGGIQHGDEFHVFHSETEVGPVTRRLYDELVGIQFGEREAPEGWIVKV; encoded by the coding sequence ATGGACGTAAAGCATCTCGGCGCCGCGCAGGCCCCCGACCCCGTACAGGCCCGGCAGCAGGCCGACATCGACTGGAACGAACTCGGCTTCAGCTACATCCGCACCGACCTGCGCTACCTCGCCCACTGGCGTGGCGGTGAGTGGCAGGCGGGTACGCTGACCGAGGACAACACGCTGCACATCGCCGAGGGCAGCACCGCGCTGCACTACGGCCAGCAGTGTTTCGAGGGCCTCAAGGCCTACCGCTCCGCCGACGGCAGCATCAACCTGTTCCGCCCCGACCAGAACGCCGCGCGTATGGCCCGCTCCTGCGCCCGCCTGCTGATGCCCGAAGTTCCCGAGGAGATGTTCATCGAGGCGTGCAGGCAGGTCGTGGCGGCCAACGAGCGCTTCATTCCGCCGCACGGCACCGGGGGCGCACTGTACCTGCGGCCCTTCGTGATCGGGGTAGGGGACAACATCGGCGTGCGCACCGCCCCCGAATTCATCTTCAGCGTGTTCTGCGTGCCGGTCGGGCCGTATTTCAAGGGCGGGCTGACCCCGCACAACTTCATCACCTCGCAGTACGACCGCGCCGCGCCCAACGGCACTGGGGCCGCCAAAGTGGGGGGCAACTACGCCGCGAGCCTCCTGCCCGGCGCTCAGGCCAAGGCCGCGCAGGAAGGCGGGCGTCATTTCGCCGACGTGATCTACCTCGATCCCTCGACCCACACCAAGATCGAGGAGGTCGGGGCCGCCAACTTCTTCGCCATCACCACGGACGGCCGGAAGTTCGTGACCCCCAAGTCCCCCAGCATCCTGGAGAGCATCACCAAGTACAGCCTGCTGCACCTTGCCGAACACCGCCTGGGTCTGGAGGTCGAGGAAGGCGACGTGGCCATCAATGATCTCGGGCGTTTCGGCGAGGCGGGTGCGTGTGGGACGGCGGCGGTGATTACCCCCATCGGGGGGATCCAGCACGGCGACGAGTTCCATGTCTTCCACAGCGAAACGGAGGTCGGCCCGGTCACGCGCCGCCTCTACGACGAACTCGTGGGTATCCAGTTTGGAGAGCGGGAAGCGCCCGAGGGCTGGATCGTCAAGGTCTGA
- a CDS encoding DEAD/DEAH box helicase: MKLSRLPPGFGLDAAAQALALRQESVSDITREWTDLGWRAGGTVQDAGTDYRASADLGMPPEPKLLESSCSCGRYRCRHVAALVLSADPPDTPRPAALAQASPDSLDPRLRQWLAGFEPSPEATGGRGRQYELRFLLRVGQVTVRGMPAQMRRATLQLVRVPLISGVPNLAAAENYALPKKITAAPAFVQRDADALQLLEVAAQPAHAPGRWEETLYALSDHPATALLLSTLLAAGRLCWGGASSPLTPALSLRGVPGWLTDETGAQYPSLIVPDVPGAVVLPLARPWAADPARLTLAPVEVDGPPERTARFLSGPTVTPAQATVLAKVMASSALPLPVPLPQGRDLREEKLPFTPQLHLSGRSVPVTVTHGVPAGVPALPGLGSPVLSTEMLTLPVAELRRAYGGLEVREPATSLSSGGLGAELPDLTLTVLRGGELLRVPRDVRGERRAMRRTSQAGFDSLELTFPEYALPGHIAPLLTLGGEEAWLDFLRVGVEDLEAGGINVVVHPEFPLRFAEVSDWYGEAGETGGGWFTLDLGIVVDGQRVSLLPVLADLIARQPELFTQSALAELNDDETIFATLDDGRRVPLPAGRVRSILSVLVELNLRDLPAGPLRLPLLDAARLAQLEGAVQARWIGAERLLDLGRRLRDFGGIREVEAPPGLNAELRPYQLQGLAWLQFLREYELGGILADDMGLGKTLQTLAHLLTEKLAGRLDRPALVVAPTSVIGNWQAEATRFTPGLRVLTLHGKNRREQFAQLGEADLVLTTYPLLPRDIDELGQHPFHYVILDEAQNIKNAKTAAAKAAGSLDARHRLALTGTPLENHLGELWSQFNFLAPGLLHDEKTFRELYRTPIEKRGDPHRRAALAARVRPFILRREKRDVARELPPKTEIPVRVTLDGDQRDLYETVRVTMESRVREELRARGLARSTIAILDALLKLRQAVTDPRLVKLDAARQVQGNAKLDWLSANLPQMVEEGRRVLIFSGFATLLGHLEDLLREHAIPYSKITGQTVDRQRQIDAFQGGETHVFLITLKAGGVGLNLTAADTVIHYDPWWNPAAEEQATDRAYRIGQDKPVFVYKLIAAGSVEERILDLQARKASLAQGILDGGLSDATQLTTGDLDRLFAPLADEEEDEEERVVQRA, from the coding sequence TTGAAACTCAGTCGCCTTCCCCCTGGGTTCGGGCTGGACGCGGCCGCACAGGCTCTGGCACTGCGCCAGGAGTCGGTGTCGGACATCACGCGCGAGTGGACCGACCTCGGCTGGCGCGCCGGCGGAACGGTGCAGGACGCCGGGACCGACTACCGTGCCAGCGCCGACCTCGGCATGCCGCCCGAGCCCAAGCTGCTGGAGTCGTCGTGCAGTTGCGGGCGCTACCGCTGCCGGCACGTCGCGGCGCTCGTGCTCTCGGCCGATCCGCCCGACACGCCCCGGCCCGCCGCACTGGCGCAGGCCTCGCCCGACTCGCTCGATCCCCGCTTGCGGCAGTGGCTCGCCGGTTTCGAGCCGTCTCCCGAGGCCACCGGTGGGCGCGGGCGGCAGTACGAACTGCGCTTCCTGCTGCGGGTCGGGCAGGTCACGGTACGCGGTATGCCCGCCCAGATGCGCCGCGCGACCCTGCAACTCGTGCGGGTGCCGCTCATCTCGGGGGTGCCCAATCTCGCGGCGGCCGAGAACTACGCGCTGCCCAAAAAGATCACGGCCGCCCCCGCCTTCGTGCAGCGCGACGCCGACGCCCTGCAACTTCTCGAAGTGGCGGCCCAGCCTGCCCACGCGCCGGGCCGCTGGGAAGAGACCCTGTACGCCCTGAGCGACCACCCGGCGACCGCGCTGCTCCTCTCGACGCTGCTTGCCGCCGGGCGGCTGTGCTGGGGCGGCGCGTCCTCGCCCCTGACCCCGGCGCTCAGCCTGCGCGGCGTGCCCGGCTGGCTCACCGACGAGACGGGCGCGCAGTACCCGTCTCTTATCGTGCCGGACGTGCCAGGCGCGGTCGTGCTGCCCTTGGCCCGACCCTGGGCCGCCGACCCTGCCCGGCTCACCCTGGCCCCGGTCGAGGTGGACGGCCCGCCCGAGCGTACGGCACGCTTTCTCTCCGGCCCGACCGTCACGCCCGCGCAGGCGACCGTCCTGGCCAAGGTGATGGCGAGTTCGGCGCTGCCCCTGCCCGTACCTCTGCCGCAGGGCCGTGACCTGCGCGAGGAAAAGCTGCCCTTCACGCCGCAGCTTCACCTGTCCGGGCGCAGCGTGCCGGTCACGGTGACCCACGGCGTGCCGGCCGGGGTCCCCGCCCTGCCGGGGCTGGGCAGCCCGGTACTCTCGACCGAGATGCTGACCCTGCCAGTGGCCGAACTGCGCCGCGCCTACGGCGGCCTGGAGGTGCGCGAACCGGCCACCAGCCTCAGCAGCGGCGGCTTGGGGGCCGAGCTGCCTGACCTGACCCTGACCGTGCTGCGCGGCGGCGAGCTGCTGCGCGTGCCCCGTGACGTGCGCGGCGAGCGCCGGGCCATGCGGCGGACGTCGCAGGCGGGCTTCGACTCGCTCGAGCTGACCTTTCCCGAATACGCCCTGCCGGGCCACATCGCGCCGCTGCTCACTCTGGGCGGCGAGGAGGCGTGGCTGGATTTCCTGCGTGTGGGCGTCGAGGACCTGGAGGCGGGCGGCATTAACGTGGTCGTGCATCCCGAGTTTCCTCTGCGCTTCGCGGAGGTCAGCGACTGGTATGGCGAGGCCGGCGAGACGGGCGGCGGCTGGTTTACCCTCGACCTCGGCATCGTGGTCGACGGCCAGCGCGTGAGCCTGCTGCCGGTACTCGCCGACCTGATCGCCCGCCAGCCCGAGCTGTTCACCCAGAGCGCGCTGGCCGAGCTGAACGACGACGAGACGATCTTCGCCACTCTGGACGACGGCCGCCGCGTGCCGCTGCCGGCCGGCCGGGTGCGCTCGATCCTGAGCGTGCTCGTCGAGCTCAACCTGCGCGACCTGCCTGCGGGGCCGCTGCGGCTGCCGCTGCTCGACGCCGCGCGCCTCGCGCAGCTCGAGGGCGCGGTGCAGGCCCGCTGGATCGGGGCCGAGCGCCTGCTCGACCTGGGCCGCCGGCTGCGCGACTTCGGCGGCATCCGGGAAGTGGAGGCCCCGCCGGGCCTGAACGCCGAGCTGCGGCCCTACCAGCTTCAGGGGCTGGCGTGGCTGCAGTTCCTGCGCGAGTACGAGCTGGGCGGCATCCTCGCCGACGACATGGGGCTCGGCAAGACCCTCCAGACCCTCGCGCACCTGCTCACCGAGAAGCTCGCCGGCCGCCTCGACCGCCCCGCGCTCGTGGTAGCGCCGACGAGCGTGATCGGCAACTGGCAGGCCGAGGCCACCCGGTTCACGCCGGGGCTGCGGGTCCTGACGCTGCACGGCAAGAATCGCCGCGAACAGTTCGCCCAGCTCGGAGAGGCCGACCTCGTGCTGACCACCTACCCGCTGCTGCCGCGCGATATTGACGAACTGGGGCAGCACCCCTTCCATTACGTGATTCTCGACGAGGCGCAGAACATTAAGAACGCCAAGACGGCCGCCGCCAAGGCCGCCGGAAGTCTGGACGCCCGGCACCGCCTCGCCCTGACCGGCACGCCGCTGGAAAACCACCTGGGCGAGCTGTGGTCGCAGTTCAACTTCTTGGCACCGGGGCTGCTGCACGATGAGAAGACCTTCCGCGAGCTGTACCGCACGCCCATCGAGAAGCGCGGCGACCCGCACCGGCGCGCCGCGCTGGCGGCCCGCGTGCGCCCCTTCATCCTGCGCCGCGAGAAGCGTGACGTGGCCCGCGAACTGCCCCCCAAGACCGAGATTCCGGTGCGTGTGACCCTGGACGGCGACCAGCGCGACCTGTACGAAACTGTGCGCGTCACGATGGAAAGTCGCGTGCGCGAGGAATTGCGGGCGCGGGGGCTGGCCCGCAGCACCATTGCCATCCTCGACGCGCTGCTCAAGCTCCGGCAGGCCGTCACCGACCCTCGGCTCGTCAAGCTCGACGCGGCGCGGCAGGTTCAGGGCAACGCCAAACTCGACTGGCTCTCGGCCAATCTACCGCAGATGGTCGAGGAAGGCCGGCGGGTGCTCATCTTCAGCGGATTCGCCACGCTGCTCGGGCATCTCGAGGATCTGCTGCGGGAGCACGCCATTCCCTACAGCAAGATCACCGGGCAGACGGTGGACCGCCAGCGCCAGATTGACGCGTTCCAGGGCGGCGAGACGCATGTCTTCCTGATCACCCTCAAAGCGGGGGGCGTGGGGCTCAACCTCACGGCGGCCGACACGGTCATCCACTACGACCCCTGGTGGAACCCGGCGGCCGAGGAACAGGCCACCGACCGCGCCTACCGCATTGGTCAGGACAAGCCAGTGTTCGTGTACAAGCTGATCGCGGCCGGCAGCGTCGAGGAACGTATCCTCGACCTCCAGGCCCGCAAGGCCTCGCTGGCACAGGGCATCCTGGACGGCGGTCTCAGCGACGCCACGCAGCTCACGACGGGAGACCTCGACCGCCTCTTCGCGCCTCTGGCCGACGAGGAGGAGGACGAGGAAGAACGCGTGGTGCAACGAGCGTAG
- a CDS encoding nitroreductase family protein, which produces MTSPDLRRLSADQVRAYFDGHRTVRQYVTQEDGSPLRLSADHLDAVLHAAQRAPTDATAQLYSVVHLVSPQVRAEAARMTTNPHVATASEAFVLCADVRRLARTLEAGGAQSGHWPAVAVHFGIGDAVLAGQNLLTAAEMLGYQGCWIGGVLNDLDGLIDLLALPQGVLPFAALTIGQAAEQPPLRPRVPRPLVVHTDAYRDATHEELREAVEVMNPIAARRDEPGDWARLLRAYFAPGGGMEKREPALEAAMKRQGLWAAEA; this is translated from the coding sequence ATGACTTCTCCCGACCTCCGCCGCCTCAGTGCCGATCAGGTGCGCGCCTATTTCGACGGTCACCGCACGGTGCGCCAGTACGTGACCCAGGAGGACGGCTCGCCCCTGCGCCTCAGTGCCGATCACCTCGACGCCGTGCTGCACGCCGCGCAGCGTGCTCCGACCGACGCGACGGCGCAGCTCTATTCCGTCGTTCACCTCGTCTCGCCGCAGGTGAGGGCGGAGGCGGCCCGGATGACCACCAATCCCCACGTCGCTACGGCCTCCGAGGCCTTCGTGCTGTGCGCCGACGTGCGCCGGTTGGCCCGGACCCTGGAGGCGGGCGGCGCTCAAAGCGGCCATTGGCCCGCCGTGGCCGTGCATTTCGGTATCGGGGACGCGGTGCTCGCGGGCCAGAATCTCCTGACCGCCGCCGAGATGCTGGGCTACCAGGGCTGCTGGATCGGCGGCGTGCTCAACGACCTCGACGGCCTGATCGACCTGCTCGCGCTGCCCCAGGGCGTGCTGCCCTTTGCCGCGCTGACCATCGGCCAGGCGGCCGAGCAGCCCCCCCTGCGCCCGCGTGTGCCCCGGCCCTTGGTCGTGCACACCGACGCCTACCGCGACGCCACACACGAAGAGCTGCGGGAGGCCGTGGAGGTCATGAATCCCATCGCCGCCCGCCGGGATGAACCCGGCGACTGGGCGCGGTTGCTGCGCGCCTACTTCGCCCCCGGCGGCGGCATGGAGAAACGCGAGCCGGCACTGGAGGCGGCTATGAAGCGCCAGGGGCTGTGGGCCGCAGAGGCCTGA
- a CDS encoding YtxH domain-containing protein: protein MSQLGEQLHDLQDSVHQAQHHLQPRLTVGAAKGALKTQASLAATIARQQKDLHRLEAQVERLRHERSGGGFPWGLILLAGGAYALYRSSPGFRDRVQDVVKGFIPGIEGNLARAGDAAKDAAQDVLKGEDPSAALRDAGQELRRAGEKAADQADDKLRDLKDQATDGAHDLKRDAQRAADDARNDLRRP, encoded by the coding sequence ATGAGCCAGCTCGGCGAGCAGTTGCACGACCTTCAGGACAGCGTTCACCAGGCCCAGCACCACCTCCAGCCCCGACTGACGGTCGGGGCTGCCAAGGGCGCGCTCAAGACCCAGGCCAGCCTCGCCGCCACGATCGCCCGGCAGCAGAAGGACCTGCACCGCCTTGAAGCGCAGGTCGAGCGCCTCCGGCATGAACGCTCCGGGGGCGGGTTTCCCTGGGGACTGATTCTGCTGGCCGGCGGAGCCTACGCGCTGTACCGGAGTAGTCCGGGCTTCCGCGACCGGGTACAGGACGTGGTGAAGGGGTTCATTCCAGGGATCGAAGGGAACCTGGCGCGGGCCGGAGACGCGGCGAAGGATGCGGCGCAGGACGTGCTGAAGGGGGAAGATCCCAGCGCAGCGCTGCGGGACGCGGGCCAGGAACTGCGGCGGGCGGGCGAGAAGGCGGCGGATCAGGCAGACGATAAGTTGCGCGACCTGAAAGACCAGGCCACAGACGGGGCCCACGATCTCAAACGCGACGCCCAGCGCGCGGCCGATGACGCCCGCAACGACCTGCGCCGCCCGTGA
- the polA gene encoding DNA polymerase I has protein sequence MTSGSPDPSGPDRSDTPAADPRPAPDTLVLIDGHALAFRSYFAVPPLNNSRGESTNAIVGFLRQTLRLMRQRSNQVIVVFDPPGGTFRHEQYEGYKSGRAETPTDLPKQINRIRAVVDALGLPRLEEPGYEADDVIATLTRMAEGTGMQVRIVTSDRDAYQLLDDHVKVIANDFSLIGPAQVLEKYGVSVRQWVDYRALTGDASDNIPGAKGIGPKTAAKLLQEYGTLEGIYSAAHAGSLKPDGTRQKLLASEKDVTFSHELSCMVTDLPLKVELGVGRLPGDPARLSELLDELELHTVKRDIAALDGVESALPDAVHDRDAAARPEGDAPGEAEFPRPPAETPRMEAWRTPKPGVVWGYVLSREDDLTAALTAAATFEAAQGGGVVREAPANEPDEWAALAVADPAPLFGELTQSDKPLTKTQQKAAEKSVRDAEKRAEKLRQQYPATVDEAEFAGQPTVTAAAAKALATHLSVRGQVTEPGDDPLLHAYLLDPANTNMPVTAQRYLGEGWPQDAAGRAAMTARLLELLPGQLDERRLDLYTTMEQPLSAVLARMEVRGVRLDSDFLRGLAGSAAARLETLEGQIHELAGGPFQTRSPKQLETVLYDTLGLASKKKTKLTGQRSTAVAALEPLRDEHPIIPLVLEFRELDKLRGTYLDPLPNLVNPATGRLHTTFAQTAVATGRLSSLNPNLQNIPIRSDVGREIRKGFIAEDGFVLVSADYSQIELRLLAHIADDKLMQQAFQEGADIHRRTASQVLGLDEATVTPGQRRAAKTVNFGVLYGMSAHRLSNDLAIPFAEASGFIETYFSTYPGIRGYIDRTLDFGRTHGYVETLYGRRRYVPELTATNRTLREAGERLAYNMPIQGTAADIIKYAMIRLDERLDALGARLLLQVHDELLIEAPKDRADEVARVTREVMEGAASLSVPLAVEVGTGPNWYDTK, from the coding sequence ATGACTTCCGGCTCCCCAGACCCGTCCGGTCCCGACCGGTCAGACACCCCGGCGGCGGACCCGCGCCCGGCCCCCGATACGCTGGTCCTGATCGACGGCCACGCCCTGGCCTTCCGCTCATATTTCGCCGTTCCTCCCCTCAACAACAGCCGGGGCGAGTCGACCAACGCCATCGTCGGCTTTTTGCGTCAGACCCTGCGCCTGATGCGCCAGCGCAGCAACCAGGTCATCGTGGTGTTCGACCCGCCGGGGGGAACCTTCCGGCACGAGCAGTACGAGGGCTACAAGTCGGGCCGCGCCGAGACGCCCACCGACCTGCCCAAGCAGATCAACCGCATCCGGGCCGTGGTGGACGCCCTGGGTCTGCCGCGCCTGGAGGAGCCGGGGTACGAGGCCGACGACGTGATCGCCACCCTGACCCGCATGGCCGAGGGCACGGGAATGCAGGTGCGCATCGTGACGAGCGACCGCGACGCCTATCAGCTTCTCGACGACCACGTCAAGGTGATCGCCAACGACTTCTCGCTCATCGGGCCGGCGCAGGTCCTGGAAAAGTACGGCGTGAGCGTGCGGCAGTGGGTCGACTACCGCGCCCTGACCGGTGACGCCAGCGACAACATCCCCGGCGCCAAGGGGATCGGTCCCAAGACAGCGGCCAAACTGCTGCAGGAATACGGCACCCTGGAGGGCATCTACAGCGCCGCGCACGCCGGGAGCCTGAAGCCCGACGGTACGCGCCAGAAGCTTCTGGCCTCTGAGAAGGACGTGACATTCAGCCACGAACTGTCGTGTATGGTCACGGACCTCCCACTGAAGGTCGAGCTGGGCGTGGGCCGCCTCCCCGGCGATCCGGCACGGCTGAGCGAGCTGCTCGACGAGCTGGAGCTGCACACGGTCAAGCGCGACATCGCGGCGCTGGACGGCGTGGAATCGGCGTTGCCCGACGCCGTTCACGACCGCGACGCGGCGGCACGGCCAGAGGGCGACGCCCCCGGCGAGGCCGAGTTTCCCAGGCCCCCGGCCGAAACCCCGCGCATGGAGGCCTGGCGTACACCGAAGCCGGGCGTGGTATGGGGCTACGTCCTGTCGCGCGAGGACGACCTAACGGCGGCCCTGACAGCGGCGGCGACCTTCGAGGCAGCGCAGGGCGGCGGCGTGGTGCGCGAGGCTCCGGCCAACGAGCCCGACGAGTGGGCCGCGCTGGCGGTGGCCGACCCCGCACCGCTGTTCGGCGAGTTGACCCAGAGCGACAAACCGCTGACCAAGACGCAGCAGAAAGCCGCCGAGAAGAGCGTGCGCGACGCCGAGAAACGGGCCGAGAAGCTGCGCCAGCAGTACCCGGCGACCGTGGACGAAGCCGAGTTCGCCGGGCAGCCCACCGTGACGGCGGCGGCGGCCAAGGCGCTGGCCACCCACCTGAGTGTGCGCGGTCAGGTGACCGAACCGGGCGACGATCCCCTGCTGCACGCCTACCTGCTGGACCCGGCCAACACCAACATGCCGGTGACGGCGCAGCGGTACCTGGGCGAGGGCTGGCCGCAGGACGCCGCCGGACGCGCGGCCATGACGGCGCGGCTGCTGGAGCTGCTGCCGGGCCAACTCGACGAGCGGCGACTGGACCTCTACACGACCATGGAGCAGCCGCTCTCGGCCGTGCTAGCGCGTATGGAGGTGCGCGGCGTGCGGCTCGACAGTGACTTCCTGCGCGGACTGGCGGGGTCGGCGGCGGCGCGCCTGGAGACGCTCGAAGGCCAGATCCACGAGCTGGCGGGCGGCCCCTTCCAGACCCGCAGCCCCAAGCAGCTCGAAACGGTGCTGTACGACACGCTGGGATTGGCAAGTAAAAAGAAGACCAAACTCACCGGGCAGCGCAGCACGGCGGTCGCGGCGCTCGAACCGCTGCGGGACGAACACCCCATCATTCCGCTCGTGCTGGAATTCCGCGAACTCGACAAGCTGCGCGGCACCTACCTCGACCCTCTGCCCAATCTCGTCAACCCGGCGACCGGGCGGCTGCACACCACCTTCGCCCAGACGGCGGTGGCGACCGGCCGCCTGAGCAGCCTGAACCCGAACCTCCAGAACATTCCCATCCGCTCGGACGTGGGCCGTGAGATCCGCAAGGGGTTCATCGCCGAGGACGGCTTCGTGCTCGTCAGCGCCGACTATTCGCAGATCGAGCTGCGGCTGTTGGCCCACATCGCCGACGACAAGCTCATGCAGCAGGCCTTCCAGGAGGGTGCGGACATCCACCGCCGCACCGCCTCGCAGGTGCTGGGGCTCGACGAGGCCACCGTGACCCCGGGGCAACGCCGCGCCGCCAAGACGGTCAATTTCGGTGTGCTGTACGGCATGAGTGCCCACCGCCTGAGCAACGACCTCGCCATTCCCTTCGCCGAGGCGTCGGGCTTCATCGAGACGTACTTCTCCACCTATCCGGGCATCCGGGGGTACATCGACAGGACGCTGGACTTCGGGCGCACGCACGGCTACGTCGAGACGCTCTACGGCCGCCGGCGCTACGTACCCGAGCTGACTGCTACCAACCGTACGCTGCGCGAGGCGGGCGAGCGGCTGGCTTACAACATGCCGATTCAGGGCACGGCCGCCGACATCATCAAGTACGCCATGATCCGGCTCGACGAGAGACTCGACGCTCTGGGCGCCCGCCTGCTGCTTCAAGTACACGACGAACTGCTGATCGAGGCGCCCAAGGACCGCGCCGACGAGGTCGCCCGTGTGACCCGTGAGGTCATGGAAGGCGCTGCGAGCCTCAGCGTGCCGCTGGCGGTCGAAGTCGGCACCGGGCCGAACTGGTACGACACGAAGTGA